A window of Ketobacter sp. MCCC 1A13808 contains these coding sequences:
- a CDS encoding metallophosphoesterase has translation MIPSRVWVTSDIHIDYQDNFDQLVAFAEQGHPGDALIIAGDASDRMEKLQALFEALVPRFRHVLFIPGNHELWVKRSQFSDSLEKFHAIRALCERCGVKSGPLQFGAFHKVWLVPLFSWYDDKDQPKHSLYVEKDYAADRTDDIWGDFVHARWPQGLDQPLAELFADMNESSLSRQYPDPVISFSHFLPRQDLIFHKAVEESLRMARHFDPLPEFNFSRVAGSTRIEEQLRRLGSALHIYGHQHRNRLRNVDGVTYFSHCMGYPKERERGHVSADATKPACVWRDDTGFCL, from the coding sequence ATGATTCCATCCCGCGTTTGGGTGACTTCGGACATCCACATTGATTACCAAGACAATTTTGACCAACTGGTGGCATTCGCCGAGCAAGGCCATCCCGGCGATGCGCTGATTATTGCGGGAGATGCCAGCGACCGTATGGAGAAACTGCAGGCGTTATTTGAGGCTTTAGTTCCCAGATTCCGTCACGTACTTTTTATTCCTGGTAACCATGAGTTGTGGGTAAAACGTAGCCAATTCAGTGATTCCCTGGAAAAATTCCACGCGATTCGGGCGTTATGCGAGCGCTGCGGGGTCAAGAGTGGGCCTCTGCAGTTCGGGGCATTTCACAAGGTGTGGCTGGTGCCCTTGTTCTCCTGGTATGACGACAAAGATCAGCCTAAGCACAGTTTGTACGTTGAAAAGGATTACGCGGCAGACCGCACCGATGACATCTGGGGTGATTTTGTCCATGCCCGTTGGCCGCAAGGCCTGGATCAGCCGCTGGCTGAATTGTTTGCCGACATGAACGAATCGTCGCTATCCCGTCAATACCCGGACCCGGTTATCAGCTTTAGCCATTTTCTGCCGCGACAGGATTTGATTTTTCACAAGGCGGTGGAGGAATCCCTTCGCATGGCCCGGCATTTCGATCCCTTACCGGAATTCAATTTTAGCCGGGTGGCGGGCTCAACCCGTATCGAAGAGCAGCTAAGGCGTTTGGGCAGTGCGCTGCATATCTATGGCCACCAGCATCGTAATCGCCTGCGCAACGTGGATGGAGTGACTTATTTTTCACATTGTATGGGGTATCCCAAAGAGCGGGAGCGTGGACATGTCAGCGCCGACGCTACCAAGCCTGCCTGTGTTTGGCGCGATGATACCGGGTTTTGTTTGTAG
- a CDS encoding insulinase family protein gives MSSYNDPQKQQLSHSSFEWLRTESIDSLHVLVSEYQHRVTGAMHYHIASDNDENVFLVALRTVPTDSTGVAHILEHTALCGSEKYPVRDPFFMMIRRSLNTFMNAFTASDWTAYPFASKNPKDFDNLLSVYLDAVFFSRLDPLDFAQEGHRLEFAEAGNPDSELVFKGVVYNEMKGAMSAPTSVLYDRLSHFLFPTNTYHHNSGGDPETIPDLSYEQLKRFYQTHYHPSNAVFMTFGDMPAAELQEAFHERALHRFQALDRTISVSDEKRYAAPLKVETAYGTDLDENDSVDNKTHIVMAWLLGESIDLESQLKAQLVSDVLLDNSAAPLRKLLETCGLGTSPSPLCGLEDSNREMAFMCGLEGSSPAHADELETRILAVLKEVADNGVSQSRLEAALHQLELSQREIGGDSYPYGLQIMMGAISTAMHRGDPIALLNLDPVLDKLREEIKQPDFVQQLVKTWLLDNPHQVRLVMKPDTDMESVKENQIKAKLHKLKASLDATQKQSIIDLARKLEERQQLEEDESVLPKVGLDDVPAAIPMPTCTTQDQASGKHSLYSRGTNGLVYQQVLYELPQLSTDELQLMPLLTRFTGELGAGADDYLTIQDRINEVSGGVYSYSVLRGAIDDEQSVKGLLTFSGKALKRNSNALADLMHQIIEQPRFDELEHLRELVAQQRSRLDQSITGQGHALAMMAASSGMNPTSQLSHQIGGLAGIRAIKDLDHSLNESASVEQLSERLDALSQTLRSSSRQFVVVAEQDATESTGAYINSLWTSAAGNAEPIAFHSVREQIKQAWLTSTQVNFCAKAYPTVPSDHPDSATLSVLGGFLRNGYLHRTIREQGGAYGGGASQEPNIAAFRFYSYRDPRLQGTLEDFDKSIEWLLSKEHGYQPLEEAILGVIGALDKPGSPAGEAKQAFQSHWFGRDDAFQNRFRERVLSTRVEDLKRVAETYLKPDLASVAVITHKPAWQSAHLSGYQIHTI, from the coding sequence ATGAGCAGTTACAACGACCCGCAAAAGCAACAGCTAAGCCACTCCAGTTTCGAATGGCTACGCACCGAATCGATTGATTCATTACATGTTTTGGTTTCTGAATATCAACACCGGGTTACCGGGGCCATGCACTACCATATCGCCTCCGACAATGACGAAAATGTGTTTCTGGTAGCACTGCGAACGGTGCCCACGGATTCCACCGGCGTGGCCCATATTCTGGAGCATACCGCATTGTGCGGCAGCGAAAAGTATCCGGTACGTGACCCCTTCTTCATGATGATACGGCGATCGTTAAACACCTTTATGAACGCCTTCACCGCCAGCGACTGGACGGCCTATCCATTCGCCAGCAAAAACCCCAAAGACTTTGATAATCTGCTCTCCGTCTATCTGGACGCCGTATTCTTCTCGCGTCTGGATCCACTGGATTTCGCCCAGGAAGGACACCGACTGGAATTTGCGGAAGCCGGAAACCCGGATTCCGAACTGGTTTTCAAAGGCGTGGTATACAACGAAATGAAAGGCGCCATGAGCGCTCCCACCAGCGTACTATACGACCGGCTGAGTCATTTTCTCTTTCCCACAAACACCTATCATCACAACAGCGGTGGCGACCCGGAAACCATTCCGGACCTGAGTTACGAACAGCTGAAACGCTTCTATCAGACCCACTACCACCCCAGTAATGCCGTGTTTATGACCTTCGGCGATATGCCAGCGGCGGAGTTGCAAGAGGCCTTCCATGAACGGGCACTGCATCGTTTTCAGGCGCTGGACCGGACTATCTCGGTAAGCGATGAAAAACGTTACGCAGCGCCCTTGAAAGTGGAAACCGCATACGGTACCGATCTGGACGAGAACGACAGTGTCGACAATAAAACCCATATCGTAATGGCATGGCTGCTGGGTGAAAGCATTGACTTGGAAAGCCAGCTCAAAGCTCAGCTAGTGAGCGATGTATTGCTGGACAACAGTGCAGCGCCACTACGCAAATTGCTGGAAACCTGTGGTTTGGGCACATCACCCTCGCCCCTTTGCGGCCTGGAAGATTCCAACCGGGAAATGGCTTTCATGTGTGGCCTTGAAGGCAGCTCTCCCGCCCATGCAGACGAACTGGAGACCAGGATACTGGCGGTATTAAAGGAAGTCGCTGACAACGGTGTCAGTCAATCCCGGCTCGAAGCGGCACTCCATCAATTGGAATTAAGCCAACGGGAAATCGGTGGCGACAGCTACCCTTACGGCTTACAAATTATGATGGGCGCAATATCCACCGCCATGCATCGCGGCGACCCGATTGCGTTACTGAATCTGGATCCCGTGCTGGACAAGCTGCGTGAAGAAATCAAACAACCTGACTTTGTACAGCAACTGGTTAAGACCTGGCTCTTGGATAATCCACACCAGGTTCGTCTTGTTATGAAACCCGATACCGACATGGAATCGGTCAAAGAAAACCAGATCAAAGCCAAGCTACACAAGTTAAAAGCCAGCCTGGATGCCACGCAGAAACAATCTATCATCGATCTGGCCAGGAAACTGGAAGAGCGCCAACAACTGGAGGAAGACGAATCCGTACTGCCCAAAGTGGGACTCGATGACGTACCAGCGGCCATTCCAATGCCCACATGTACTACACAGGATCAAGCCTCCGGAAAACATTCTCTCTACTCCCGCGGCACCAACGGTCTGGTCTATCAGCAGGTTCTTTATGAACTGCCGCAACTGAGCACAGATGAACTGCAGCTGATGCCACTCCTGACCCGTTTTACCGGAGAGCTCGGAGCCGGTGCCGATGACTATCTCACTATTCAGGACCGCATAAACGAAGTCAGTGGCGGGGTTTACAGTTATTCGGTACTACGCGGCGCTATCGACGATGAACAAAGTGTGAAAGGCTTGCTGACCTTTTCCGGTAAGGCATTAAAACGCAACAGCAATGCATTGGCTGACCTGATGCACCAGATCATTGAGCAACCACGCTTTGATGAACTGGAACACCTGCGCGAACTGGTAGCCCAACAACGCTCCCGACTCGACCAGAGCATCACCGGACAAGGGCACGCTCTGGCAATGATGGCGGCCAGCAGCGGTATGAATCCAACCTCCCAATTATCTCATCAGATCGGTGGTCTAGCGGGAATCAGGGCGATCAAAGACCTTGATCATAGCCTGAATGAATCCGCCTCAGTGGAACAACTAAGTGAGCGTCTGGACGCGCTGTCGCAAACCCTGCGAAGCAGCTCACGACAGTTTGTTGTGGTCGCTGAACAAGATGCGACTGAAAGTACCGGAGCGTACATCAATAGCCTATGGACCAGTGCCGCAGGCAACGCGGAGCCTATTGCGTTCCATTCTGTCCGCGAACAGATTAAACAGGCTTGGCTCACCAGCACCCAGGTGAACTTCTGCGCCAAAGCCTATCCCACGGTGCCCTCGGACCACCCCGATTCAGCGACGCTCTCAGTGCTGGGCGGATTCTTAAGGAACGGCTATCTACACCGGACGATCCGGGAACAAGGGGGAGCTTATGGTGGTGGGGCTTCCCAGGAACCCAATATTGCAGCGTTTCGCTTTTACTCCTATCGCGATCCCCGACTCCAGGGCACCCTGGAGGATTTCGATAAATCAATCGAATGGTTGCTAAGCAAAGAGCATGGCTATCAACCACTGGAAGAAGCTATTCTGGGAGTCATCGGCGCGTTGGATAAACCCGGGTCTCCGGCGGGTGAAGCCAAACAGGCTTTTCAGAGCCATTGGTTCGGACGCGATGATGCGTTTCAAAACCGCTTTCGCGAACGGGTGTTGTCGACTCGGGTCGAGGACTTAAAACGAGTTGCTGAAACGTATCTGAAACCGGACCTGGCCAGCGTCGCCGTGATCACCCACAAGCCAGCTTGGCAAAGCGCGCATTTATCTGGTTACCAGATACATACCATTTAA
- a CDS encoding ATP-binding protein: MKPLLFLPRLVEKLDRLADRVELLLPRPVSPVDWGSTHAALWRQQRFGGHLQAIGETPDTALKDVLGVDRQKEQIEKNTRQFVQGLPANNVLLTGSRGTGKSSLVQALLNEFAGLGLRIVQVDKSDLADLMTIVSALDGEPYRFILFCDDLSFEAQDEGYKAMKSALDGGLYASPDNILIYATSNRRHLIPEYKSDNDGAKVVDTEIHHTEVVEEKVSLSDRFGLWVSFYPINQSMYLAIARHWMQRLGAPHDLAPEWSDELQVLCVRWADNRGTRSGRTAYQFARQWVGQRLLSHSDT; the protein is encoded by the coding sequence ATGAAACCATTGTTGTTTTTGCCACGACTGGTAGAAAAGTTAGATCGTCTTGCGGATAGGGTTGAGCTACTGCTACCGAGGCCGGTGAGTCCGGTGGATTGGGGGAGCACCCATGCTGCATTGTGGCGGCAGCAGCGCTTTGGCGGTCATTTGCAGGCGATTGGCGAAACCCCGGATACGGCATTGAAAGATGTATTGGGTGTCGACCGGCAGAAAGAACAGATCGAAAAAAATACCCGGCAGTTTGTGCAAGGCCTGCCGGCAAATAACGTGCTGCTGACAGGATCGAGGGGAACCGGCAAATCGTCATTGGTGCAGGCGCTTTTGAATGAATTTGCCGGCCTTGGTTTGCGCATCGTGCAGGTAGACAAGTCTGATCTGGCCGACCTGATGACAATTGTGTCTGCTTTGGACGGCGAGCCTTACCGCTTTATTCTATTCTGTGATGATTTGTCTTTCGAGGCTCAGGATGAAGGCTATAAAGCCATGAAAAGCGCGCTTGATGGCGGCTTGTACGCTTCTCCGGACAATATTCTGATTTATGCCACCTCGAACCGCCGCCACCTTATACCGGAGTACAAGTCGGATAACGATGGGGCAAAGGTGGTGGATACCGAGATTCATCACACCGAAGTGGTGGAGGAGAAAGTATCGCTGTCGGATCGTTTCGGGCTATGGGTGTCTTTCTATCCCATTAACCAAAGTATGTATCTGGCTATTGCCCGCCACTGGATGCAAAGACTGGGAGCACCTCATGATCTTGCACCAGAGTGGAGCGACGAGTTACAGGTATTATGCGTACGCTGGGCCGATAACCGTGGTACCCGCAGCGGTCGCACGGCCTACCAGTTTGCCCGTCAGTGGGTTGGGCAACGGCTGTTGTCCCATTCTGATACGTAA
- a CDS encoding DUF1461 domain-containing protein, translating to MPSTPSNRVPLFIRISSGTMLTVSLLIVSLWSAWQLAAWADFGYTSGYRLLNIEQHIQTYGPQNRYKPDFQLTAPSQHKRLFSDIADAVQHGGRGLESISYQTVKDETHTLLRKPEVVHLQDVANLISLCNRIAIFSIMVLIIMLLYYRKQGLSPPKPTQIALGSIIVLCLMGLALFIIGPTQTFYWLHTKIFPDNHQWFFYYQDSLMTTLMKAPDLFGFIAGVWAVIAILVFALFQYAAYKIIR from the coding sequence ATGCCTAGTACGCCATCAAACAGGGTTCCTTTGTTTATCCGCATTTCCAGCGGTACGATGCTCACCGTAAGCCTATTAATAGTATCCCTGTGGAGCGCCTGGCAATTAGCAGCCTGGGCCGATTTTGGATACACCTCCGGTTACCGCCTACTGAACATTGAACAACATATTCAGACCTACGGCCCGCAAAACCGCTACAAGCCCGATTTTCAACTTACCGCTCCAAGCCAGCACAAACGCCTTTTCTCGGACATCGCCGATGCCGTTCAGCATGGAGGCCGCGGACTGGAGTCGATTTCCTATCAGACCGTCAAAGACGAAACCCATACACTATTACGCAAACCGGAAGTGGTCCACCTGCAGGACGTGGCCAACCTGATCAGTTTGTGTAATCGCATAGCCATCTTTAGCATTATGGTGCTGATAATTATGTTGTTGTATTACCGTAAACAAGGGCTCTCACCACCAAAACCAACACAAATTGCACTGGGCTCCATTATCGTACTCTGCCTAATGGGGCTGGCATTGTTCATCATTGGGCCGACCCAAACATTTTATTGGCTCCATACGAAAATTTTTCCGGACAATCATCAATGGTTTTTTTATTACCAGGATTCACTGATGACCACATTGATGAAAGCGCCGGATCTATTTGGTTTTATTGCCGGTGTTTGGGCAGTAATAGCTATCCTGGTTTTTGCGTTGTTTCAGTATGCTGCTTACAAAATAATTCGATGA
- a CDS encoding M16 family metallopeptidase, translated as MIRILICFFGILMAPALSAESRSMSDKLMQVKSFTADNGLHVIFHHRDDSDTFTAQLVVNLGLQDFSCKDRQAPHLLEHMLLEGTTRFDRKTLRQRIRNLGGKTKAYTREESTYYTISLHSDYPDIALDTLHSVISEPRFNKQDFITSKQIIHAEQGSNSNSTSPFGKPIPVLTEMAKAQLFKGTELYCDNLSSPDHLRLDYIKALYRDHYVASNMTLIVIGHFDEQAILELIGSRFMALPMLPEPKHNPIPRWQPDYATINARNALFNPEANLHLYLPGVGSTDPLADYYEIIAEYFSEQLYYEVRGAKGLGYTPRAHLDNTTRYGYIEATTKTTSRWLPEAQQSFVDLYQQLQKKGIPEKDVERIKAKLVLEFESKQRDHDELASIYRRNRFQIRETGKMPDFVANIKQVNAGKLNQVIATRFPPNPLIATHVRPSLYLTVLQFVLISMVVTAMIWPLLRRLRKRNQS; from the coding sequence ATGATACGGATTCTGATCTGCTTTTTCGGTATTCTGATGGCACCGGCGTTATCAGCGGAAAGCCGCTCTATGTCGGATAAACTGATGCAGGTGAAATCCTTTACCGCGGACAATGGCCTGCACGTCATTTTTCATCACCGCGACGACAGCGACACCTTCACTGCACAACTGGTAGTAAATCTGGGACTACAGGACTTTTCCTGCAAAGACCGGCAAGCACCCCATTTGCTGGAACATATGTTACTGGAAGGCACTACCCGTTTCGATCGCAAAACATTACGCCAGCGAATACGCAACCTGGGCGGAAAAACCAAAGCCTACACGCGGGAAGAAAGCACCTACTACACGATCTCCCTGCATTCCGATTATCCGGACATCGCACTGGATACACTGCACTCCGTCATCTCCGAACCTCGTTTCAATAAACAGGATTTCATTACTTCAAAACAGATCATTCATGCCGAACAGGGCTCCAACAGCAACTCAACCAGCCCGTTTGGTAAACCCATTCCTGTATTGACGGAAATGGCCAAGGCCCAGTTATTCAAAGGCACCGAATTATATTGCGATAACCTAAGTTCCCCCGATCATCTGCGACTGGATTACATTAAAGCCTTGTATCGGGACCACTACGTAGCCAGTAACATGACACTCATCGTAATCGGCCACTTCGACGAACAAGCAATTTTGGAGCTGATTGGGTCGCGTTTTATGGCCTTGCCGATGTTGCCAGAACCGAAACACAATCCTATCCCGCGCTGGCAACCGGATTACGCAACCATTAATGCCCGAAACGCATTATTTAACCCGGAAGCCAATCTGCACCTCTATTTACCCGGCGTCGGCAGCACCGACCCGCTGGCTGACTACTACGAGATCATTGCCGAGTACTTCAGTGAACAACTCTACTATGAAGTGCGTGGCGCAAAAGGGTTGGGATACACACCTCGAGCCCACCTGGACAATACAACCCGATATGGCTATATCGAAGCGACCACCAAAACCACATCGCGCTGGCTACCTGAGGCGCAGCAATCATTTGTGGATCTATATCAGCAATTACAAAAAAAAGGTATTCCGGAAAAGGATGTGGAAAGAATCAAAGCCAAACTTGTTCTGGAGTTTGAAAGCAAGCAGCGGGATCACGATGAGCTAGCCAGCATCTATCGACGTAATCGGTTTCAAATTCGGGAAACAGGCAAGATGCCGGATTTTGTGGCGAACATAAAGCAGGTGAACGCCGGGAAGCTGAATCAGGTAATTGCAACCCGATTCCCACCAAACCCGCTGATCGCGACTCATGTCAGGCCATCACTCTATCTGACCGTGCTACAGTTCGTACTGATATCCATGGTGGTGACAGCCATGATCTGGCCGCTATTACGGCGCCTGCGCAAACGAAATCAATCGTGA
- a CDS encoding ParA family protein encodes MRRVVFNQKGGVGKSSIASNLAAISAQRGLKTLLIDLDSQCNSTQYLLGRDFETGESDIGVFFAQTLSFRHRHKRSLEEFITHSKYENLDVIAANPELGEIMSQLEAKHKIFKLRDSLSKLRGYDAVYIDTPPAFNFYTLSALIAADSCLIPFDCDEFSRQALYNLIENVEETRQDHNDDLEVEGIIVNQFQPRASLPTRMVDELKAEGLPILGAYISSSVKMRESHDSGIPLIHLAPKHKLTEEFVTLFEMLHPGFAVNAKEPEKKEIV; translated from the coding sequence ATGCGCCGAGTCGTATTTAATCAGAAAGGTGGTGTAGGTAAATCCAGTATTGCTTCAAATTTAGCTGCGATCAGTGCTCAACGCGGATTAAAAACCCTTTTAATCGATTTGGATTCCCAATGTAATTCCACCCAGTATTTGCTGGGCCGGGATTTTGAAACTGGGGAATCGGATATCGGTGTGTTCTTTGCCCAGACTCTTTCGTTTCGCCATCGTCATAAAAGAAGCCTTGAGGAATTTATTACCCATTCCAAATATGAAAACCTGGATGTGATTGCGGCCAATCCGGAGTTGGGTGAGATTATGTCGCAACTGGAAGCGAAACATAAAATATTCAAACTGAGGGATTCCCTGAGCAAGTTACGTGGCTATGATGCTGTTTATATTGATACGCCTCCGGCCTTTAATTTTTACACATTGTCGGCGCTTATCGCTGCGGACAGTTGTTTAATCCCGTTTGACTGCGATGAGTTTTCACGTCAGGCCTTGTACAATCTGATCGAGAATGTGGAAGAAACCCGCCAGGACCATAACGATGACCTGGAAGTCGAAGGCATTATTGTCAATCAGTTTCAACCGCGGGCCAGTCTACCTACCCGTATGGTGGATGAGCTGAAAGCCGAAGGCTTGCCTATTTTGGGTGCTTACATTTCTTCTTCGGTAAAAATGCGGGAATCCCACGACTCGGGTATACCGCTGATTCATCTGGCGCCAAAACACAAGCTGACAGAAGAGTTTGTGACGTTATTTGAAATGCTGCATCCCGGCTTTGCAGTCAATGCAAAAGAACCTGAAAAGAAAGAAATAGTCTAG
- a CDS encoding YkvA family protein, whose protein sequence is MPVKLSDYKSAFNPSRVMPKLNRVFASAGVGVVSRVLQLYYLAKSPNVPVWTKTAIFAALGYFLVTPDAIPDITPVLGFTDDLAVLTTVLSSLSVYITPEIRLKVSQRLRGWFGDSVQDEMTLIDPESPEKWSDSKT, encoded by the coding sequence ATGCCGGTGAAGTTATCCGATTACAAAAGTGCTTTTAACCCGTCACGGGTAATGCCGAAATTGAACCGGGTATTCGCCAGCGCCGGAGTCGGCGTTGTATCCCGGGTATTACAGCTTTATTATCTGGCAAAATCCCCTAACGTCCCTGTGTGGACCAAAACTGCCATTTTTGCCGCATTAGGTTACTTTCTCGTGACGCCGGATGCGATTCCGGATATTACGCCGGTGTTGGGTTTTACAGATGACCTGGCGGTTCTAACCACCGTGCTCAGTAGCCTGTCGGTGTATATTACTCCGGAAATACGCCTCAAAGTTTCGCAGCGACTGCGGGGTTGGTTTGGCGACTCGGTGCAGGATGAAATGACGCTTATTGATCCGGAGAGTCCCGAAAAATGGTCGGATAGCAAGACATAA
- a CDS encoding phasin family protein translates to MSKTDDIKRQSNKIWLAGLGAYSMMEDCGNEHFDELVYKGQLFEKENQTKEIEAVPDSRLDELKVRANQTMDRIERAFDLRVSSTLGRLGISRKSDLDMLNHKIDKLAAALEKISVELEKQ, encoded by the coding sequence ATGAGCAAAACCGACGACATCAAACGCCAATCAAATAAGATTTGGTTAGCCGGCCTGGGTGCCTATTCAATGATGGAAGATTGTGGCAATGAACACTTCGATGAGCTGGTCTACAAAGGGCAGCTATTTGAAAAAGAAAACCAAACCAAAGAAATCGAAGCGGTGCCCGACTCCCGGCTGGATGAACTGAAAGTCAGGGCAAACCAAACCATGGATCGAATTGAACGCGCATTTGATCTGCGGGTATCCTCAACCCTGGGCCGATTGGGTATAAGCCGCAAATCGGATCTGGATATGCTGAACCACAAGATCGATAAACTCGCCGCTGCACTAGAGAAAATCAGTGTAGAACTAGAAAAACAATAA
- a CDS encoding DUF445 domain-containing protein — translation MLELYNEFVNHPDFWKYISIPFVAAIVGWTTNWLAIQLTFYPIKFIGIPPWLGWQGIIPKKGKKMAGIVVENTLDKISTMQEIFDEFEPEKIAHHVIKVADSRIEELTDDIMNERNTVLWENLPNIVKNRAYNRARRQLPEMVDNLIEDMHANIEDLIDPKELIIKRLSEDKNMLNRVFWECGETEFKFVINYGAVFGFIFGLIQMVVWWYHKDWVILPAFGLLVGLATNWLALNLIFRPLNPTKLTPFGPTVQGLFLSRQRAVSEVFCRIVTAEILTIGHIMVEIFKGPKADRAKAMLKKHMRPVIDGGVVKTVAQLTVGPEGFVDLKRTIEEKTIEMSLASFDDPIFSKERGKVVERMFRERMQAMSSEEFQALLRPAFEEDEWILITMGGVLGLMAGLLQLTLMFTGAG, via the coding sequence ATGCTTGAGCTTTACAACGAGTTTGTAAACCACCCGGATTTCTGGAAGTACATCAGTATCCCCTTCGTGGCAGCGATTGTAGGCTGGACAACTAACTGGCTGGCAATTCAGTTAACCTTCTATCCGATTAAATTCATCGGTATACCGCCGTGGCTGGGTTGGCAGGGCATCATTCCCAAGAAAGGGAAAAAGATGGCGGGCATTGTTGTGGAAAATACCCTCGACAAGATCAGCACGATGCAAGAGATCTTTGACGAGTTCGAACCGGAAAAAATCGCCCATCACGTTATCAAGGTCGCTGATTCCCGCATAGAAGAGCTCACCGACGACATCATGAATGAACGCAACACGGTGCTGTGGGAGAATCTGCCTAACATTGTAAAAAACCGGGCGTATAACCGGGCCCGCCGCCAGCTACCGGAGATGGTGGACAATCTGATCGAAGATATGCACGCCAATATCGAAGACCTGATTGACCCTAAAGAGCTCATCATTAAACGGTTGTCCGAAGACAAGAACATGCTGAACCGTGTTTTTTGGGAGTGCGGCGAAACGGAATTTAAGTTCGTCATTAACTACGGCGCCGTATTTGGATTTATCTTCGGTTTGATTCAGATGGTCGTCTGGTGGTACCACAAAGATTGGGTCATACTGCCCGCATTCGGTTTGTTGGTCGGACTGGCCACCAATTGGCTTGCCCTAAATTTAATTTTCCGCCCGCTCAATCCCACCAAACTTACCCCCTTCGGCCCCACCGTTCAGGGCTTATTCCTAAGCAGACAACGTGCCGTTTCTGAAGTGTTTTGCCGCATTGTCACAGCCGAAATCCTCACTATCGGTCATATCATGGTGGAAATTTTTAAAGGACCGAAAGCCGATCGCGCCAAAGCCATGCTGAAAAAACACATGCGCCCAGTAATTGATGGTGGGGTAGTAAAAACAGTAGCGCAGCTCACCGTTGGTCCCGAAGGGTTTGTGGACTTGAAACGCACCATTGAAGAGAAAACAATTGAAATGTCGCTGGCTTCATTCGACGACCCGATCTTTTCTAAAGAACGTGGCAAAGTTGTTGAGCGCATGTTCCGGGAGCGGATGCAGGCGATGTCGTCAGAAGAATTCCAGGCATTATTACGGCCGGCATTTGAAGAAGACGAATGGATCCTGATAACCATGGGCGGAGTGCTGGGGCTAATGGCCGGTTTGCTGCAACTAACATTGATGTTCACCGGTGCCGGATAG